From one Triticum urartu cultivar G1812 chromosome 3, Tu2.1, whole genome shotgun sequence genomic stretch:
- the LOC125544267 gene encoding V-type proton ATPase subunit E-like, translating into MNDTDVSKQIQQMVRFIRQEAEEKAGEISVSAEEEFNIEKLQLVEAEKKKIRQEYERKEKQVDVRKKIEYSMQLNASRIKVLQAQDDLVNKMKEDAMKELLNISSNHHEYRNLLKELVVQGLLRLKEPAVLLRCRKEDHHNVESVLHSAKNEYASKADVHEPEILVDHSVYLPPSPSHGDEHGQICHGGVVLASRDGKIVFENTVDARLEVVFRKKLPEIRKLLVAA; encoded by the exons ATGAACGACACCGATGTCTCCAAGCAGATCCAGCAGATGGTGCGGTTCATCCGCCAGGAGGCCGAGGAGAAGGCTGGCGAGATCTCCGTCTCCGCCGAGGAG GAATTCAACATTGAGAAGCTGCAACTTGTTGAAGCTGAGAAAAAGAAGATCAGGCAAGAATATGAGCGGAAAGAGAAGCAGGTTGATGTTCGGAAGAAAAT TGAGTACTCTATGCAGCTGAATGCTTCTCGCATCAAAGTGCTTCAGGCCCAGGATGACCTGGTTAATAAAATGAAAGAGGATGCAATGAAGGAACTCCTGAATATCAGCAGCAACCACCATGAATACAGGAATCTGTTAAAAGAACTCGTTGTTCAG GGCCTGCTTCGGTTGAAAGAGCCAGCTGTACTGCTCCGCTGCCGCAAAGAAGATCACCATAATGTGGAATCTGTACTGCATTCAGCAAAGAATGAGTATGCATCAAAAGCAGATGTCCATGAGCCAGAGATACTCGTTGACCACAGTGTCTACCTGCCACCTTCTCCGAGCCATGGTGATGAGCACGGCCAGATTTG CCATGGAGGTGTTGTGCTGGCTTCTCGAGATGGAAAGATTGTGTTTGAGAATACAGTTGATGCAAGGCTTGAAGTTGTTTTCCGCAAGAAATTGCCAGAG ATCCGGAAGCTTCTTGTTGCGGCATAA